The Akkermansia sp. N21116 genome includes a region encoding these proteins:
- a CDS encoding NAD(+) synthase, whose product MMYGYYRVVAAVPQVRVADVDYNVDQMIASYKEAVGQGCSVVVFPELGVTGYSCRDLFFQGTLLSHAARGARKMARATAGKGTIAVFGLPVLQGEALFNVAVVAQNGTMRAVVPKTILPHVREFYEQRQFRSGRALNASHVTLDGEEVPVARDTVFRAGDSPLIFGVELCEDLWSVIPPSSRLALEGARAIFNLSASTELTGKAEYRRDLVRQQSGRCLAAYVFASCGVHESTTDVVFSGHSLIADNGRLVAENERFCREATLITADIDFERLAAARLSESSFNDCRDGIETTGRVIRLDETPASPDLEYAFNPPRPFLPGEAHADERCREIIAIQVAGLAKRVEHTGAKKLVIGISGGLDSTLALLISSRCCTLLRRPASDIVAVTMPGFGTTGRTYNNALAMCRLLGVELREIDIKQACLVHFDDIGHDPQELSTTYENVQARERTQILMDLANKMGGLVIGTGDLSEIALGWSTYNGDHMSMYAVNCSIPKTLIRRLIQSLASEAGGELEAVLLDINATPVSPELLPASEDGSIDQKTEDVLGPYDLHDFFLYHFIKYGASPSKILFLAEHAFRQEFDCAFIAKCLRTFLWRFFSQQFKRNCIPDGPKVGTIALSPRGDWRMPSDAVVKVWMDELDHYCR is encoded by the coding sequence ATGATGTACGGATATTACCGAGTTGTCGCCGCTGTACCGCAAGTGCGGGTTGCCGATGTGGATTACAATGTGGATCAAATGATTGCCAGCTACAAAGAGGCTGTCGGTCAAGGTTGCTCCGTTGTGGTTTTCCCCGAATTGGGGGTGACGGGGTATTCGTGTCGGGATCTTTTTTTCCAGGGTACATTGTTGTCCCATGCTGCACGAGGCGCACGTAAAATGGCTCGTGCAACGGCAGGGAAGGGGACGATTGCCGTGTTCGGACTTCCAGTTTTGCAGGGGGAAGCCCTGTTCAATGTGGCGGTCGTAGCCCAGAACGGAACGATGCGGGCCGTGGTTCCCAAAACAATTTTGCCCCATGTCCGGGAATTTTACGAGCAGCGCCAGTTTCGGTCGGGGCGTGCCCTGAATGCCTCCCATGTGACGCTGGACGGAGAGGAGGTGCCTGTGGCCCGGGATACCGTATTCCGCGCAGGAGATTCGCCGCTGATTTTCGGGGTTGAACTATGCGAGGATCTTTGGAGCGTGATTCCACCCAGTTCGCGCCTGGCTTTGGAAGGAGCGCGGGCTATTTTCAATCTGTCTGCCAGTACGGAATTGACGGGTAAGGCGGAATACCGCCGGGATCTCGTCCGGCAACAGAGCGGCCGTTGCCTGGCTGCCTATGTTTTTGCATCCTGCGGTGTCCATGAATCGACGACGGATGTCGTCTTCAGCGGTCATTCCCTGATTGCCGACAACGGAAGGCTGGTTGCAGAAAACGAGCGTTTTTGCCGCGAGGCTACCTTGATTACGGCTGATATCGATTTCGAGCGTTTGGCTGCGGCCCGTCTTTCCGAGAGTTCGTTCAATGATTGCCGTGACGGGATCGAGACGACCGGAAGGGTGATCCGGTTGGATGAAACGCCGGCTTCTCCGGATTTGGAATACGCTTTCAATCCTCCCCGTCCTTTCCTGCCCGGAGAGGCTCATGCCGACGAACGTTGCCGTGAAATTATTGCCATCCAGGTGGCCGGCCTTGCCAAACGGGTGGAACATACCGGTGCGAAGAAGCTCGTCATCGGGATTTCCGGAGGCTTGGATTCTACCCTGGCCCTTTTGATTTCGTCCCGCTGTTGTACCCTGCTTCGCAGGCCGGCTTCCGATATCGTGGCCGTCACGATGCCCGGATTCGGCACGACGGGCAGAACGTACAACAATGCCTTGGCGATGTGCCGCCTTCTGGGGGTGGAATTGCGCGAGATCGACATCAAACAGGCCTGTCTCGTACATTTTGACGACATAGGACACGATCCTCAGGAATTGTCGACGACTTACGAGAATGTCCAGGCGCGGGAACGTACTCAGATTTTAATGGACCTGGCCAACAAGATGGGCGGCCTGGTCATCGGTACCGGCGACTTGTCGGAAATCGCCTTGGGATGGTCAACGTACAATGGCGACCACATGTCCATGTACGCGGTCAATTGCTCCATCCCCAAAACCCTAATCCGCCGGTTGATCCAGAGCCTTGCTTCGGAAGCGGGAGGAGAGTTGGAAGCTGTGCTTCTGGACATCAATGCAACCCCGGTAAGTCCGGAACTGCTGCCTGCCTCCGAGGATGGATCAATTGATCAGAAAACGGAGGATGTGCTGGGCCCCTATGACCTGCATGACTTCTTCCTGTACCATTTTATCAAGTACGGGGCGTCTCCCTCTAAAATCCTTTTTCTGGCGGAACATGCATTCCGCCAGGAATTCGACTGTGCGTTCATTGCAAAATGCCTCAGGACATTTTTGTGGCGGTTTTTCTCCCAGCAGTTCAAGAGGAACTGTATTCCGGACGGTCCTAAAGTGGGGACGATCGCGTTATCCCCTCGGGGCGACTGGCGCATGCCTTCCGATGCCGTCGTTAAAGTATGGATGGATGAATTGGATCATTATTGCCGATGA
- a CDS encoding cobyric acid synthase, protein MTMSNGDFSHGGDLLKLAEVSGHAPEDLVDFSVNVNPSGLPDFIRAALWGSLEKLAPYPPPHAEDAAACAAERHGLDAACFVPGNGSNELIHALPGAFTPAEGLIAEPAFSEYRLACLKAGIPVRSLVFGEKSGFRADPKELASSARTGGMVFLANPGNPSGVLLDRDELLEAVTRRQDVLWILDEAFIDYVGEEASLVNMAAALPNLMVLRSLTKFYGMAGLRTGYAVACPAVAERLRAALPAWNVSTCAAEAMKAVFREGGTFADKERCMNAERRDDLERRLDALPGVVRIPSSANYVLFRWPYGGDLARKCLVEHGIALRDCSNYEGLSGGVWFRAAVRFPEDHKRLVRALSGYVCGNDPGEPSRVEFPVPVIKKRVPALMLQGTCSDAGKSVLTSAFGRILVQDGYAVAPFKAQNMALNSGVTALGEEMGRAQMVQARACRKDPDARMNPVLLKPHSDMGSQIVLMGHPVGNMDAREYYRHKSSLWPTVCEAYDSLSRECDVMVLEGAGSPGEVNLKSVDIVNMSMARYAGASVLLTGDIDRGGVYASFLGTWMTFDREERELLGGFLVNKFRGDASLLGPAHDYIQARTGVPVVGIVPMIRSLNIPEEDRATFSFQSVGGDVPVGGVLDVAVVMLRHVSNYTDFAPLAEEPDIRLRQVRTADEFGSPDWVILPGSKNVAHDFETLEAAGLAELIRRHAASGKWVLGICGGLQMLGRTIEDPSGIESSRRSFSGLGLLDLETTFERDKILTALHGVTTPLGRTTSGYEIHHGRSRAGSGCEPLFFRPDGSACGYGTGRVWATYLHGVFEDDEFRRAMIDRVRTDAGLKPAGRILVRCDLDGALDRLADIVRESVDLKAIYRSMGLA, encoded by the coding sequence ATGACGATGTCGAACGGGGATTTTTCCCATGGCGGGGATTTATTGAAGCTGGCGGAGGTGTCGGGGCATGCGCCAGAGGACCTTGTGGATTTCAGTGTCAATGTCAATCCCTCCGGTTTGCCGGATTTCATACGTGCCGCTCTTTGGGGAAGCTTGGAGAAGCTGGCTCCTTATCCGCCTCCGCACGCGGAGGACGCGGCGGCTTGCGCTGCGGAACGCCATGGTCTGGATGCTGCGTGTTTTGTGCCGGGGAATGGCAGCAATGAGCTGATCCATGCTCTGCCGGGGGCGTTTACCCCGGCGGAAGGGTTGATTGCCGAACCGGCATTCTCCGAATACAGGCTTGCTTGCTTGAAGGCCGGCATTCCGGTGCGTTCCCTCGTGTTTGGGGAAAAATCCGGGTTTCGTGCGGATCCGAAAGAATTGGCCTCTTCGGCACGGACGGGAGGCATGGTCTTTTTGGCGAATCCGGGGAATCCGTCCGGGGTGCTCTTGGACAGAGACGAGTTGCTGGAAGCGGTGACTCGGAGGCAGGATGTCCTGTGGATACTGGATGAAGCGTTTATCGACTATGTCGGAGAGGAAGCATCGCTGGTGAACATGGCTGCGGCGTTGCCCAATCTGATGGTCTTGCGTTCGTTGACGAAATTTTACGGGATGGCGGGGCTTCGTACCGGGTATGCTGTTGCGTGTCCTGCCGTGGCGGAGAGGTTGCGTGCGGCCTTGCCTGCATGGAATGTTTCAACATGTGCGGCAGAAGCGATGAAGGCCGTTTTCCGGGAGGGAGGAACTTTTGCCGATAAGGAACGGTGTATGAATGCGGAGCGGCGTGACGATTTGGAGCGGCGTCTGGATGCCTTGCCAGGAGTGGTGCGCATTCCCTCTTCAGCCAATTATGTGCTGTTCCGCTGGCCTTACGGGGGGGATCTCGCCCGCAAGTGCCTGGTGGAACACGGTATTGCTTTGCGCGATTGTTCCAATTACGAAGGTTTGTCCGGCGGTGTGTGGTTTCGTGCGGCGGTGAGGTTTCCGGAGGATCATAAACGTCTGGTCCGGGCTCTCTCCGGGTATGTGTGCGGGAATGATCCGGGAGAGCCGTCCCGAGTGGAATTCCCGGTACCCGTGATCAAAAAGAGAGTACCGGCCCTGATGCTGCAGGGGACTTGTTCCGACGCCGGGAAGAGCGTGCTGACGTCCGCGTTCGGTCGTATTCTCGTTCAGGACGGGTATGCGGTGGCGCCTTTCAAGGCGCAGAATATGGCTCTGAATTCCGGAGTAACTGCGTTGGGCGAAGAGATGGGGCGGGCTCAGATGGTACAGGCCCGGGCATGCCGGAAGGATCCCGATGCGAGGATGAATCCCGTGCTGCTCAAGCCTCACTCCGACATGGGTTCCCAGATTGTGTTGATGGGGCATCCTGTCGGCAATATGGATGCCCGTGAGTATTATCGGCACAAAAGTTCCTTGTGGCCGACCGTTTGCGAGGCATACGATTCCCTGTCCCGAGAATGCGATGTGATGGTGCTGGAAGGGGCGGGGAGCCCCGGTGAGGTGAATCTCAAGTCCGTGGATATTGTCAATATGTCCATGGCCAGGTACGCCGGAGCTTCCGTGTTGTTGACAGGGGATATTGACCGCGGCGGGGTGTATGCCTCGTTTCTGGGAACGTGGATGACGTTTGACCGGGAGGAACGGGAGTTGCTGGGCGGATTTCTCGTCAATAAGTTCCGAGGCGATGCTTCGCTGCTGGGGCCTGCCCACGACTACATTCAGGCCCGGACGGGAGTGCCCGTCGTCGGCATCGTCCCGATGATCCGTTCCCTGAACATTCCCGAAGAGGACAGGGCGACTTTTTCCTTCCAGAGTGTTGGAGGAGATGTCCCGGTCGGCGGGGTCTTGGACGTTGCTGTCGTCATGCTTCGCCATGTATCGAACTATACGGATTTTGCTCCGCTTGCCGAAGAACCGGATATCCGGTTGCGCCAAGTGCGTACGGCGGATGAATTTGGTTCGCCGGACTGGGTGATCTTACCTGGATCCAAGAATGTAGCGCATGACTTTGAAACGCTTGAGGCAGCCGGACTGGCGGAGTTGATCCGCAGGCACGCTGCTTCCGGCAAGTGGGTGCTGGGTATCTGCGGTGGTTTGCAGATGCTGGGCAGGACGATTGAGGATCCTTCCGGGATCGAATCTTCCCGGCGTTCGTTTTCCGGTTTGGGGCTCCTGGATTTGGAGACGACATTCGAACGTGACAAAATACTGACTGCCTTGCACGGAGTCACGACACCTTTGGGACGGACGACTTCCGGGTATGAAATCCACCATGGGCGTTCGCGTGCCGGGAGCGGGTGCGAGCCGTTGTTTTTCCGTCCTGACGGTTCTGCCTGCGGTTATGGAACTGGGCGGGTTTGGGCGACGTATTTGCATGGGGTGTTCGAGGATGATGAATTCCGCCGGGCAATGATTGACCGCGTCCGAACGGACGCCGGTTTGAAACCTGCGGGAAGGATTCTCGTTCGGTGCGATTTGGACGGTGCTCTGGATCGTTTGGCGGATATCGTCCGCGAAAGTGTTGATTTGAAAGCGATCTACCGGAGCATGGGACTGGCATGA
- the cbiB gene encoding adenosylcobinamide-phosphate synthase CbiB: MTMVNDTVWLIPLAFALDLALGDPRVDWHPVCLAGWWCRKVECFWKRMFGKTFLSGGMAWFCSVLPWLFLCFCLLSACRRLFPSEWGVLVPGAMAVYACLAPRSLAEHAWRVIREASSGDLERARRAVSMIVGRDTEKLDMHGVLRAAIESVAENWTDGVFSTIFWVALGCTFGGIEAGALCAVFHRVSNIMDAMWGKRNDEYRRFGTWAARTDDVLNWIPARLSLPLIAVAAAVVPGCSLHGALSIGWKYRHEHASPNSAWSEAAFAGALGLRLSGPVSYKGMPAPYPYIGEGRMEATVEDARHAVLLMAAATVLAIAVSVLVLQW; this comes from the coding sequence ATGACGATGGTTAACGACACCGTGTGGCTCATTCCCCTGGCTTTCGCGCTGGATTTGGCTTTGGGGGATCCCCGTGTGGACTGGCATCCCGTATGTCTGGCGGGATGGTGGTGCCGAAAGGTGGAATGTTTCTGGAAACGTATGTTCGGCAAGACGTTTTTATCCGGGGGGATGGCCTGGTTTTGTTCCGTTCTTCCTTGGTTGTTCTTGTGTTTTTGCCTTTTGTCCGCATGTCGCCGCTTGTTTCCGTCCGAATGGGGAGTTCTTGTGCCGGGAGCAATGGCGGTGTATGCCTGCCTGGCTCCCCGGAGCCTGGCCGAGCATGCCTGGCGTGTGATTCGGGAGGCTTCTTCCGGCGATTTGGAGAGAGCGCGGAGGGCGGTATCGATGATCGTCGGAAGGGACACGGAGAAGTTGGATATGCACGGAGTCCTGAGGGCTGCTATTGAAAGTGTGGCGGAGAATTGGACGGATGGCGTTTTTTCTACTATCTTTTGGGTGGCTCTTGGATGTACGTTCGGAGGAATTGAAGCTGGTGCCCTCTGCGCCGTCTTTCACCGTGTTTCCAATATCATGGATGCCATGTGGGGCAAGAGGAATGACGAGTACCGCCGTTTCGGCACCTGGGCGGCAAGAACGGATGATGTGCTCAACTGGATTCCAGCTCGGTTGTCACTACCGTTGATAGCCGTGGCAGCCGCAGTTGTTCCCGGTTGTTCTCTTCATGGTGCTCTTTCCATCGGCTGGAAATATAGACATGAACATGCGAGTCCGAATTCAGCCTGGAGCGAGGCGGCATTTGCCGGAGCCCTGGGACTTCGCTTGAGTGGTCCCGTTTCCTACAAGGGGATGCCGGCTCCCTATCCCTACATTGGGGAAGGCAGGATGGAAGCCACAGTAGAGGATGCCCGGCATGCTGTTCTGCTGATGGCGGCGGCGACGGTCCTGGCTATTGCCGTATCCGTGCTGGTTCTTCAGTGGTAA
- a CDS encoding HAD-IA family hydrolase, translating to MYKGFVFDLDGTLVDSLPGLTEGLNRALKAQGYPPYPAETVATMVGKGARELCRSALKAFRKSKGEVSDDDVMCLYAEFGREYPHTWQGGTTPFEGIIPMLRELSDGGARLAVLSNKPHDVTRPLVLDKLPGIPLDPILGFSSEFPRKPDPSSLFHIIESWGLTPADVCMVGDSAHDGNTAVNAGTGLVLVDWGYSTRDALESFRVPVCESVAELRSILVGSRV from the coding sequence ATGTACAAGGGATTTGTGTTCGATCTGGACGGTACTCTGGTCGATTCCCTGCCCGGTCTTACCGAAGGATTGAATCGTGCCTTGAAGGCGCAGGGGTATCCGCCTTATCCGGCGGAAACCGTGGCGACGATGGTGGGCAAGGGCGCCCGGGAATTGTGCCGTTCTGCGTTGAAGGCTTTCCGGAAATCGAAGGGAGAGGTTAGCGACGATGATGTGATGTGTCTGTATGCAGAGTTTGGTCGCGAATATCCCCATACCTGGCAGGGTGGCACGACTCCCTTTGAGGGAATCATCCCCATGTTGCGGGAGTTGTCGGACGGAGGTGCCCGCCTGGCGGTGTTGTCCAACAAGCCTCATGATGTGACGCGCCCTCTCGTCCTTGACAAACTTCCGGGGATTCCTCTGGACCCGATTCTCGGATTTTCATCGGAGTTCCCCCGTAAACCCGATCCCTCTTCGCTATTTCATATTATCGAAAGCTGGGGTCTAACGCCTGCGGATGTCTGCATGGTGGGGGATTCCGCTCATGACGGCAATACGGCGGTCAATGCCGGGACTGGACTTGTTCTGGTCGACTGGGGCTATAGTACGCGTGACGCCTTGGAATCGTTCCGGGTCCCCGTTTGCGAGTCCGTGGCGGAGTTGCGATCTATTCTGGTGGGTAGCCGGGTCTGA